The Rhodohalobacter barkolensis genome includes the window GGATATTGCGGAGATAAAACTCTGCCTCGTAAAAGAATACATGCCCCAGTCGAGCACCAATTACCGTTGCAACCAAAACATAGATTAATAGTCGATCCAGCTCCTCCTGACTTCTTCCGGCATCTTTGTACATCTTTAAACCGACGAAATAGCCCGACATAAACGCCATGGCGAACATCAATCCGTACCATCGGGGCTCGATGGGGCCGATAGAGCTGATAGACGGTGAATCGATCAACAGAAATGGAAGCTGGCCTACAATAAATGCTCCAATGATTAATCCTGCAGCTTTCCACCCTTCCGGTTCTGGCGCATCCTTTCCATTTTGAGCGGGGGGTTTGATTTTACTCCAGCCAAAATAGATGAGAGCTGCGGCAATTACGATTCCCCAGATAGAAATTGGAACGGGCAAACTGATTTCAGGAATACTGACTAAAACGGGATCAAAATCCCAGGTAATATAACTACTGTTGTTCATAAGATGATTTTAATTCAAGTGGCGCCGTCCAAAATACAAAAGAGTGAGGGAAGCTGCATTCAAATTATTGGCAGCTCCAAACTCATCAATTTCCTCCAAAAATTCTGCGAAGGGCGTCTCCCGCACGATCGCGGAGAATATCCTGAATGACTGACGTATCGGGACGTACCTGTGGATCTTCCGATGTTCCGGTAATGAGGACCGGTACCGCAAGTGTACCGTCTTCCCGCTGTAGTGCCTCGGCCGCTTCGTTTGAAATGACTGTTGCAATGCCACGTTTAAACCGTTCGGGAAGGAAAAGTGTGGCTTTGTAATTAATTGCATCGGTTACCAAGTGCTGCGTTCCTTCCAATTCCATGCCGATGTTGTCACTGGTTAGACTGAAATCTTCCAGCGTCATCACGGTATCTTTGATGGCAAAAGTTGACGTGAACTCATCCAGATTCATTCGGTTGAGTTCATCCGCGCGGAGGAACTGAGCCAGACGCTGCTGTATCGGATGTCCTTCAATTCGTCCCTCGGCCAGCCCGAATGTTCCGGATGCATCTGTTGTAGTGATGTCCGGTGCGGCCGTTTCATCCAGTTCGGTATAATATTCAAATTCTGAACTGAATAGTCCGCTGATGTACTCATGAAACTTACTATCGCTCCCCATAAAACCGGTGTCACGGAAAAATGCCTTTGCCCGTAAATCTGTAAGAGATCCGTTAAACTGAACATTAGTGCGAAGCGGATCGGGCACTTTCCAGATCATTGTTCCTGTAGCGGCGCCTTCGAACATGCTGGCTTCAGATTCATCCAGAATCAGTTCGTCGGGGTTCATTCGTCCTGAACCGGTGATTGATGTGATCGGCAACCCAAATATTACGAGACTATCAATATTTGCCGTTACATCTGCGGTCAGATTTGGCAGGTTGATGGGCAGCGGCTCTTCATCTGTTTCCTCTTCCCAGTCAATCATTTCATCCATGTTGAGGAATCGGCTGCGGTAGTTTCCGGTCATATTTGGCATCGTCGCTTCCGAATTATGGCTCTCTTCAAGGAAACCGAGATATCTGCGTAGTGAGCCCTCCAGCTCAAAGTCTGACGAGCCATAGTTCATGGAAAATTGTTCCAGCGTCATTACCTCAGGGGTTGTACTCAGTCTTCCCTGGAGATCCGTAACCGGCAGTGGGATGGAGTCTCCGATGGCATTGACGTTGCTTACCTCTAACGATCCATTCAGGGCAATTTGAGTCGGATCACCGGCCGGGCCCCGCGCATTCAGATTCATCACTGCATTCCCGGTCAGTTCCTGAATCCAGGGTTCAAGCGGATAGTATGTGGAGATGTCATCAAAAAGAGCATTTCCATCGAATGTAAGATCGAATGTAGGATTTTCACTTAAATAGTTGGAAACAGTGCCGGTCATGACGAGGGCATTTTCGCCGGTTCGGAATCGTGAATTGCTGATTGTTAAGCGAGTTCCCGTCGCTTCGGCAACAAAGGTGATGTCTTCCAGCGGACGGGCCACACTGCTGTGCGAAATGTAGCCGTTTTGAAGTTCAATAGTACTGCTTTGAAGCAGGGCTTCAATTTGATCCGGGTCAGGTTCTCCCTGAAGTTGAATTTGCGCATCCAGCTGTCCTCGCATCATCAATGTATCCTCATCAATTGGGTAGAACTCTTTTACAGTAGCCAGGTCGAAATTCAAATTGGCTGAAAGGTCAACCGATCGGGTGTTTTCATTCAGTGGGTTGAGAACAGATCCCGTCATAGTAAACTGATTAGACTCTGCTCTGAGTCCCGACTGATTGATCGTAATTCGATCTTGATTCGCTTCAATGTCGGCTTCAATATTTTCGATTGGCCGAGGAACATCCGCATATTTAATTCTGCCATCAGTAAGCTTGAAAATTCCAGAAAAGGTTGCCTCTTCGGGTTGATCCATCCGACCGTTTGCGTTGGCATTTGCTTCCAGGAGTCCGGCAAGTTCATCAACTCCAAACTCTTCGATAGGGTAAAATCGGCTCAGTGTCCCGAGATCCACATCGCCGTCCAGTTCAACAGAGAAAACCCCATCATCGTCAAGCGGACGTTCGAGAGTACCTGTTGCCGTTATGGTATTGTCTCCGGCACGGGCACGAAAATCACGGATGGTAGCAAGGTCGTTACTAATATCTACCTGAATGATAATATCCTCGATAGCGTCGGGAAGATCCGGATTTTGCAGGTATCCGTCGGCCACATCAATAACTAGATCGAACTGAGGCAGATCCTCCTCTGTTATTTGCCCCGAAACCGATCCTTCCAGGCGCATTGAGCCACGGGTTTCGAGTCCGGCAAGTACTTCATCATATTCCGGCGGTGCCAGTCGGAGAAGTTCACCAAAGTTATCTGAACTGGATGAGAATTGGAGATCGACTGACGGTGCGTCAGAACTCCAGTTCGAGATGTTACCGGTAAGGTTCAGGGCCAGTTCACGAATGGAAAAAACACCTTCGCTCAGGGTTAAAACTTCGTTTTCGAGATCAAGAGTGGAGGTTTGGTTTAGACTGAGGGATAAATTGCTGACGTAATTGGTTTCGTCAATAGTGGCACTCAGGGAGCCGAGTTGAGCATCCACAGTACTTTCAATCAAGTCGGCGAAACGGAGTGAAATGTCGGCATCCAGTTCCGACAGGTTGAACAGAGAACGGGTGGTTTCATCTCTGTATGTGAGTTCTGCTTCACGGATCGTGAACCGGGAAATATCAATAGCCATACCTTCCTCTTCCTCGGCAGACTCTTCGTCAGCTAAATCGAGTAAGAAATCTATGTTCGATGTGGAATCCTCATAAATATGATACGAGATTGAAGGTCGATTAATCGAGAGCTTTGATATGGATAGCTCACTTCTGATAAGAGGTAAGAGTTCAACACCAACAATAAGATCATCAACGGTTGCTAACGTATCTCCCTCCGGAGTTGGAAGTAGAAAATTCTCCAGCTCAACACCAAACTGTGGGAAGGTTCGGAAAAAGGTAAGCGACATATTTTCAACCTGAACATCGCTGCCGGTGATGGCCCGGACTTCGGGTAGAATCATTCCTTTTAGACGGTCATCAGTGAAATAGAGGTTCAGCGCTACAATGATAATGGTGAGCAGGATGATGAACCCTGCGAAGATCTTGAGAAAGGTTTTCATGTGTCTCCGATTGTTATTGAACTGTTTCTAAAAAGATAACACGTTTTGATGAATAATCGAGTTAAGAAAAGATACTCGGTTACGGTAAGCTTAATAAAAAAAGCCTGTTTTGCTCATCAAATGAACAGAACAGGCTTTGATACTCTTAAGTTTCTATTTTTAACTAATCCAGCTTTTCCAGTGCAGTGTTTAAGCGTTTTAGCACGATCTCCTTTCCAAGTAATTCCATGGATGCAAACAAGTCGGGCCCAAAACCCTGTCCTGTTACGGCAATACGAAGAGGCATCATTAATTTGCCAAAACCAACATCATTTACATTGATCACATCCTCGAGATGACTCTTTAATGTGGCTGCTTTAAATTCGTCATCCTGAAGTCCACTAATTTTCTCTCTGTATTGAGAAACCAAGTCTGAGCTGTCCGATTTCCATTTTTTGAGAGCTTTTTCATCATACTCTTCAGGATCATCGAAAAAGAAACTTCCCATATCCAGAAGTTCATCAATTTTACTGACGCGGTCTTTCAAAAGCGAAATTGCTTTCTGCAGATATTCATCATCCGGAAATTCAACACCTTTGGCTTTAGCGATTGGCCTTAATCGTTCGGCAATGGCTTTGTCTGTTTGTTCTCGCAAGTAGTGCTCATTATACCACAGTAACTTTTTGTGGTTAAAGACCGCACCGCCTTTGCTTACCCGGTCTAATGAAAAGAGATGGCAGAGTTCATTCAGAGAGTGAATTTCACTATCGTCTCCCGGACTCCAACCTAGATACGCCAGGAAATTGACCAGTGCTTCCGGCTCATAATTTTGTTTGATATACTCTTTTGTGTTCACCGGAATTCCCTCTTCCTCCGCTTTTCGCTTGGAGAGTTTTCCACCGCTTGGTGACATGATCAAGGGCAGATGTGCCATTTGCGGGGGTTCCCAGCCAAATGCCTGATACAGAAGAATATGCTTTGGCGTACTGCTGAGCCACTCTTCTCCACGAATAACATGAGAGATCTCCATCAAATGATCGTCCACAACGTTAGCAAGATGGTAGGTAGGCATCCCGTCAGATTTCAGCAGAACCTGATCGTCCAGTCCTTTTGATTCGAATGAAACATGTCCGCGAATGAGATCTTCAAAACGGATGGTTTCACGTCGCGGTACTTTCAGGCGAATTACATACTCTTCACCGGCTTCAAGCTTTTTCTCGACCTCATCCTGCGAAAGGGTCAGGCTGTTTTTCATCGACTGACGTGTGACGGCGTCATATTTTGGAGATGGATTCCCTGACTTTTTCAGGCGTTCACGCATCTGATCGATTTCATCGGTAGTGTCGAACGCGTAGTAGGCTTTGTCATCCTCAATCAGCTGTTTAGCATATTTATGATAGATCTCCTGGCGTTCACTTTGTCGGTAAGGTCCAAAATCACCGCCTTCATTTGGGCCTTCGTCAATATCCATGCCGCACCAATTCAGAGAATCTACAATATCCTGTTCTGCCCCCTCTACATATCGGCTTTGATCGGTATCTTCAATTCGTAGAATAAATTTTCCACCCGAATGGGATTTTGCAAATAGATAGTTGTAAAGTGCGGTTCGGAGTCCGCCAATGTGCAAAAATCCTGTGGGTGATGGTGCAAAACGCACGCGTACTGATCCTTCCATGAAACTTGTTTTATGATGAAATTTAATTAGCTTCTAAAAATACGGCGATTTATGAACGAAGGCTAATCAAATCCGATTGGTTGTTATGATCGACCAAATAGCCATCCACTAAATAATATTACTGATTATGAAATTTGCCCGAATCTTACTCTACTTCACCTTTTTTGTGGCTCTTGTATTCCTTATGTCCGGGTATGGATATCAATGGAATATCTGGGATTTGGGAACGGGGTTCACTCTGCTTAGATATGCGGCTTATGCATTGATCGGGATATTTGTAGTCAGTGCGGTGTCTCTTTGGTTTTTACGGAAGTCCGGGTTTAAGGCAACGTCATATCTCGTAATTATATTAATTCTGTCGGGTGCGGCATCGGGTACAGCACTCTACTGGCAGCAAAGAGCACAGTCTGTGCCAGCAATACATGATATTTCTACAGATTTAGATTCACCTCCTGAGTTTAGCGCTATGGTAAGATTACGCGCTGACGCCCCGAATCCTCCGGAATATGCAGGTGAAGAAACTGCAAATGCTCAGCGTGAAGCCTACCCCGAAATCCAGCCCTTGATTCTGGATGCAGATCTGCAAGATGTAATGGATGAAGCGGTAATGCTGGTTGTAAATCGCCGGTGGGAATTAGTTGCCATTAACCGGCAGCAAGGCAGGATTGAGGCCACAGAAAATCTGGCGTGGTTTGGATTTAAGGATGATGTTGTTTTGCGATTTTCTGAAACCAGCGAGGGAACCCG containing:
- the gltX gene encoding glutamate--tRNA ligase — translated: MEGSVRVRFAPSPTGFLHIGGLRTALYNYLFAKSHSGGKFILRIEDTDQSRYVEGAEQDIVDSLNWCGMDIDEGPNEGGDFGPYRQSERQEIYHKYAKQLIEDDKAYYAFDTTDEIDQMRERLKKSGNPSPKYDAVTRQSMKNSLTLSQDEVEKKLEAGEEYVIRLKVPRRETIRFEDLIRGHVSFESKGLDDQVLLKSDGMPTYHLANVVDDHLMEISHVIRGEEWLSSTPKHILLYQAFGWEPPQMAHLPLIMSPSGGKLSKRKAEEEGIPVNTKEYIKQNYEPEALVNFLAYLGWSPGDDSEIHSLNELCHLFSLDRVSKGGAVFNHKKLLWYNEHYLREQTDKAIAERLRPIAKAKGVEFPDDEYLQKAISLLKDRVSKIDELLDMGSFFFDDPEEYDEKALKKWKSDSSDLVSQYREKISGLQDDEFKAATLKSHLEDVINVNDVGFGKLMMPLRIAVTGQGFGPDLFASMELLGKEIVLKRLNTALEKLD
- a CDS encoding DUF1499 domain-containing protein → MKFARILLYFTFFVALVFLMSGYGYQWNIWDLGTGFTLLRYAAYALIGIFVVSAVSLWFLRKSGFKATSYLVIILILSGAASGTALYWQQRAQSVPAIHDISTDLDSPPEFSAMVRLRADAPNPPEYAGEETANAQREAYPEIQPLILDADLQDVMDEAVMLVVNRRWELVAINRQQGRIEATENLAWFGFKDDVVLRFSETSEGTRVDMRSKSRIGRSDVGVNAKRIEQFLGDLENRFE
- a CDS encoding AsmA-like C-terminal region-containing protein → MKTFLKIFAGFIILLTIIIVALNLYFTDDRLKGMILPEVRAITGSDVQVENMSLTFFRTFPQFGVELENFLLPTPEGDTLATVDDLIVGVELLPLIRSELSISKLSINRPSISYHIYEDSTSNIDFLLDLADEESAEEEEGMAIDISRFTIREAELTYRDETTRSLFNLSELDADISLRFADLIESTVDAQLGSLSATIDETNYVSNLSLSLNQTSTLDLENEVLTLSEGVFSIRELALNLTGNISNWSSDAPSVDLQFSSSSDNFGELLRLAPPEYDEVLAGLETRGSMRLEGSVSGQITEEDLPQFDLVIDVADGYLQNPDLPDAIEDIIIQVDISNDLATIRDFRARAGDNTITATGTLERPLDDDGVFSVELDGDVDLGTLSRFYPIEEFGVDELAGLLEANANANGRMDQPEEATFSGIFKLTDGRIKYADVPRPIENIEADIEANQDRITINQSGLRAESNQFTMTGSVLNPLNENTRSVDLSANLNFDLATVKEFYPIDEDTLMMRGQLDAQIQLQGEPDPDQIEALLQSSTIELQNGYISHSSVARPLEDITFVAEATGTRLTISNSRFRTGENALVMTGTVSNYLSENPTFDLTFDGNALFDDISTYYPLEPWIQELTGNAVMNLNARGPAGDPTQIALNGSLEVSNVNAIGDSIPLPVTDLQGRLSTTPEVMTLEQFSMNYGSSDFELEGSLRRYLGFLEESHNSEATMPNMTGNYRSRFLNMDEMIDWEEETDEEPLPINLPNLTADVTANIDSLVIFGLPITSITGSGRMNPDELILDESEASMFEGAATGTMIWKVPDPLRTNVQFNGSLTDLRAKAFFRDTGFMGSDSKFHEYISGLFSSEFEYYTELDETAAPDITTTDASGTFGLAEGRIEGHPIQQRLAQFLRADELNRMNLDEFTSTFAIKDTVMTLEDFSLTSDNIGMELEGTQHLVTDAINYKATLFLPERFKRGIATVISNEAAEALQREDGTLAVPVLITGTSEDPQVRPDTSVIQDILRDRAGDALRRIFGGN